Genomic segment of Candidatus Jordarchaeales archaeon:
CCCTCTCAGGAACACATCCTGGCTAGGCCACGGGGCCAACCAGCAGCCACACCAATAATACCTAAACAACTACTAGTTTTTTAATCCTTTCCCTTCCATAAACACCAGAAAAGTTTAAGTACAATCTCCACAATTACCCAAGACTTGGGCGCGGGCGTAGTCCAGCCTGGTCTAAGACGGCGGCCTGCCACGCCGCGGACCCGGGTGGTTAACAAAAACCAGGGATTTCAAATCCCGGCGCCCGCATTAAAATCCACAAAGAAGAAATAAAATAGTGGAATTAGTGCTATATTTTCGTTTCCAACCATTCATCTATGTCTTTAAGGACCTTCTCTTTTTCTAGTTCATTAAGTATTTCGTGGTACAATCCCTTGTAGATTTTCATCGTGAAGTCTTTGTGTTTCACTTTCTCTGCTAGTTCCATGCTTCCTTTGGGGTTGACTAGCTTGTCTTCTCCTGCTACTAATAATAGTGTTGGAACTTTGAGTTTGTCGGCATTTTCAAGTATTGTTTTCATGGCTTTGATGAATTCAACCGCAAATTTGACCGTGATCGTCTTGAATATTAACGGGTCGTTGGCGTATGCTTCGCAGACTTTCTTGTCGTGGGATAGAGTGTATGGATCTATTTGGCTCGGTATCTCCTGCTTGGGGTTTGTCTTTGCAAGTTCTTCGAGCATCTTCATCGTTCCAGCGTCTACGTCGCTCGCAAGTCTCAGCGCAGGAGAGGAGAGAACTAGACAGTCGATTTTTTCCGGGTTTTTGAGCGCGTACAGCAATGCTATTGTTCCGCCCATACTGTGGCCTAAGAGGATAAGCTTCTTTTCCTTTTCTTTTTTCTTCACCATATCGATGAACGTGTCGAGGTCTTCCACGTAGTCGTCGAAGTTGTCCACGTGTCCTCTGGCTCCCTCGGAGCGGCCGTGCCCCCTGTGGTCCAATGCGTAAAATGCTATACCTTTGCTGGCAAAGTGTTCTGCCACATGCTTATACCTTCCCGAGTACTCGGCCAAACCGTGGGCTGCAACCATTACTGCCCTAACTTTTTCAGGTCTCCAAAACTGGTAGTATATTTTCAATCCTTCTTTTCCCTTAAACTCTCCCTCCTCATGAGCAATTTTCACTTGCCTATCCCCCCACCTTTTCTGCTTAAGTGTTGGCGCTCTCCATTTGCTTTCTTTTTACTATAATTTAACTTTTATGTAGAATTTCATGTACCAGCAGCATTGAACGGTTAACGCTTGCACTGTTTGTCCAGGTTAATCAGTGCTCAGAGGAGGAAAGAAATATATAACTTGACGGCGAATTTCTTCTCTCGATGGGGGCGTAGCGCAGCTAGAACGTTTGTGGCGAAGTAGCGCGGCTGGCTCCAGAAGCAATGAGAACAAACTGGTGCGCTGATTGGGGATGATGACCTTCTGGAGCTTCGAGCCGGAGAGGAATCCCGGAAGCACCAGTTGGTCGTGGGTTCACCCTCTCCGGGGCCTTCAAGTCCCACCGCCCCCATCATTCTCTGCTTCCCCCAGGATTTTTCGGCTGCTTTATCTGTCTGGTGTGTAATCCTAAGTTTTGCTTTCAACTTTCGAATGCCCTCTCGACTTGCCACTCGTCTCTGAGACCACTTGCGGGCTACCCCTTCATTTAAAAAAGATCTGTGGTGGGCGGAAGAACGAGCTGTTCGGCTTCTAGGTGGGTTCGTGGAAAAAATTTTTATTCTGTTTGTTGGGAGTTCTTCAAGTTGGTGCCCGAAAAGGAGGGTTTGTCGTGCGCCTTTGGTTGCTTGACATCCTTGCTTGTCCGGCTGATGGTTGCAAGTATTACCCGTTGAAACTATCGATATTTGAGTGGGACGACAATGACGCTGGACGAATACTTGAGGTGAGTGAAGCGTACGCTAAAGGCAACGCTGAAAAGGCGAGGCAGGAGTTGAAGGATAGCGTCAAGGTTGATAGGGTGAAGGGCCTTGTGGAAGACGAGCTTGTTAGGTCTCCGATGGAGGTAAAAGACTACGCTCTGGCTTTTAAAGAGAAGGTTAACAGCGTGTTTAGCAACGTTGTAATCGACGAAACGGGGGCTAGCACTAAGCTTATAAAGTCAATACTCAGTTTCGAGCCCCCCTCCGTCCTCAACGAGTCATTTGAAAACACGATATATGTCGCCAACTGGCTGGCCTTCAAAGTCAATGTAAAAAGTGGCATCTTGGTCTGCGAAAAGTGCGGCCGCTTCTACCCCATAATAGATACGATACCTCACATGCTACCCGACGATCTGAGAGACAAAAAAGAGGATAAAGAGTTCCTTTTGAAGTGGCAGAAGTTCATCCCAAAGAAGATACTTGAGGCAGAGGGCATCAAGTAGCCCGGCGCGCTAGAATAGTGGGGCATACTTCGAAATAGTCTCCTTAAGTTTTTTAATGGTCTCTCTCACGACAGCAAATATTCTATCTTTTTCGTAGGTTAGCGGTGGCTTTTCCTGGTCATACATGGTCTCTGGGTCCCTAGGGACATCGCCAAGTTCAAGTGCGATTTTAGTGTAGAGCTCCCTCCACGACGGAGGCGTATGTTCCGGCGGTTTAACCCCCAGTAACTTACAGACCATCAGGGTCCACGCTTTTGCCGTGCATCCTATATCGTATCCTCCCCCACCGAGGAGTATTAGTTTACCGCCTGTAGCCTCGTGTGCTAGCTTATGAAGTATCTCCATTATTTTCTCGTAGCAGTCCAGTGTGAGCGCCTCCGTGGTTAACGGATCCCTGAAGTGCGTATCGACACCGCATTGTTGTATTATTATGTCGGGCTCATAGGACTTCACTAGCGACGGAACCACTTCGTTGTATGCATAAAGGTATGCCTCGCTGAACGTTAGGGGAGGGAGTGGAACGTTCACGCAGTAACCTTTCCCCTCTCCCTCTCCAACTTCGTCTATGAACCCTGTTCCAGGATAGAGGAATCGCCCGTCCTCGTGGAAGGAGACCGTCAAAACGCTCGGGTCATCGTAGAACACTTCTTGGGTTCCATCTCCATGGTGACAGTCTATGTCGACGATCATTATTTTCTTCAAACCATACTTCTTCTGAAGGTATCTCGCAGTTATGGCGACATCATTGAAAACGCAGAAGCCAGCGCCTCTATCTCTGGCGGCGTGGTGCATTCCCCCTCCTGGGTTAAACGTGTGAACCGCCTTTCCTTCAACGACTAACTCTGCAGCCTTCAAAGAGCCACCGACGAGAATTGCCGACGCACTGAACATTCCCTTGAATGCTGGCGTGTCACCATAGTCTAAGTACCCCACGCCTATCTCATCAAGCTTCTTAACGCGTTGTAAGTATGCCTCACTGTGAACCAGTTTAAGCTCCTCCTCGCTCGCCATCCTAGCCTCGGCAATGTAGAGGTCAGGGTGACTGAGTAGACCTATTCCCTTCATGAGCTCCATCATGAGAACCAGCCTTTGAGGGCGCAACGGGTGCTCGGGGCCGAAGAAGTACTTAAGATAATCATCTGAATAAACTAAAGCTACTTTTCCACCCAAAGCACGAAACCTCCTTCAAACTAGTGTAGAATTACTTATCCACATAGATGAAGAGTCGAGGTGACTTGGGAGTTTGTTTCTCGAAATAAAAGAAAGGGAAATGCTAGTGGATGACGAGCACGTCCCTCTCGCTCCAGCGTATCACTTTCTGCGTAGTGCTTCCGAGTACCACGCGCTTAACTCCTGTCAACCCTCTCGTTCCAATTACTATGAGGTCAACGTTCTCGTTATTCGCCTCTTCAACTATTTTCTCCGCCGGGTCTCCGTAGGTTATCTTCTTCACCACGTCTTCTATACCTTTCTTCTTAGTCAACTTCTCGGCTTCTTCTAGTATTTTCGAAGCCGCTTGTTCTAAGTAAGATTTAACAAGTCCATAAGATGCCTCAGAGTATTGCTTTACCACTTCTAGTTCTTCTGTTTTAACAACATTTAACAAAATTATCTGAGAATTATACGTCTTGGCGAGACTTATTGCCCTCTCCAAAGCTCTCTCGGCGTGCTCTGAACCGTCTACAGGAACAAGTATTTTCTTATACAACTGATCACCCAAAAAGAGTTCTCCCGGCATTCCTTTTAAAATTCTTCTCCACAACGCTTCGCTCATCAGCCGCCGTGCACGACCCCTAGAATCGTTATAACGTCCCCGTCCCGTACCTCGGTATCCAGTCCCTTAAGTACCCTCACATCTCTCTCGTTTAAAAGAATAAGCATTCCGGGGGCCACCCTTCCCCCATCGACAACTCTTTTGAAAGCTTCTCTGTTAAGAGCTGCTGAAAGCACGTCTCTGACACTCGCCCCCTCACCGACTCTAACGTTTAACTCTTTAGTCCCAATGATTCTCGCTAACACTAAAGGTAACCGGACCTTAACCTCCATATAAGACACCAGTACTAAACGCAACTAGTCTTGTAAAACTTAGTCAGGGGAGATGCATTTCCTCACAGCCTAAGCGGCTCGGAGTAGGTCAATCTCCTCATCCTCAAACTTGTTTAACACCACAAACCTATAAATATAGCGTTCACCGTCTATCCACAGTTTGAGCATTTAAGAATGCTTCCAACTCGGAGCCTTCTCTGTCCGCATTTATGGTATATTGCGGACGTGTTCTTCTCGCTTACTTTCATGACTTCTGCGCCATACCACTTGCCTTACACGCTATGAACTAGCTTAGCTTTAAGGATGTGGGAATCTGTTGTTACGCTTTCCTCTAAAGGCCCTACTTTCACCGTTTCGCCTTACACCTTTAAGGTCTCCGAGAAATGTCATTAAATCGTTTGCTAATACCTCGTCAACCATTCTTCTGCTTATCCTGTGGGGGATATCGATAACTACTCTTCTCTACTTGCTTCCAACATTCTTTGTAGCTTTGTATGTTTTTTTAGGGGGGCCGAGGTTCTCCTAAAGCCAGAAGTGTCTCTTAACTTCTCTCAGTTCTCCTCCACAGAATTCCGGCTCTGGGACTGCCGGAACTGACTGTTGCAGCTATTCAGCTTACTCCTATTTTATTGCTAGAACTGTTTTTTTCTCGTCGACCTCTTTTCCCACAGCTGTATATAGGCGAACCACTCATCAAGGCAAATCCATAACATTACATTCTATATTAAAAACAGTTTTCCTATCCAAATATCGTCCTAATAGTCCTCGACACCACTAGCGGCATCGCCTCAACTATAATTCTCCTGCACCCCTTACGGCCGACGAGTAAGTCTGAAATAAGTCGCTGTATTTTTCCCGATGAAGCGTCCACCACTCTCCTTCCGCTACCTTTCCTTTTCAAAAAGAAGTTTCTAAGCCAAAGGCTCCACTTCAACTCTCCTCCAACCTCTCTCATGAGCCGCTTTCTGTACCAATGCAATGTTTCACAGCCTTTCTCATAAACTCTAAGCACACCTTCAGCACCTACAACTGCTGATAGCATCGCAAAGTACATTCCCTCACCGGTTATAGCCGAAACAGCGCCCGCAGCGTCCCCCACAGCCACCCACCTCCTCCCGCAAACGTTTTCTATAATACCTGAAAGAGGAACCAATGCTGTCTCAAACTTCCACTCGCCCACCCTTAACCTTGGGCGCCACTAGAGGGTGCCCCCAAACGAAGTTGTCCAGGTATTTCTTAAGCGAACCCCTAACCTCTGAAAGCAGAGATCCAACTCCAACCACGAGCGAACCCCTTCTAGGAAAAATCCAGGCATACCCGAAAGGCGCGACCCCGCCACCATAATAAAAGTAGTTTCTACACCCGAAATCTTCCTCTACACGTTTCTCCCCAACCTCTACAATGTACTGGAAGCACAACCCTAACTGGTCTCTCCTCCAATTCCACCCGGAAATAGTTCGCGAGAGCGAGAGGACTCCGTCGGCAAACACTATCCACTCGCACTCGTAATCGTTGCTCCCACGGCATACTACACTTTCCTCTCTAAAGGAAACCTCTTTCACTCTCTCCCCGCAAAAAACTCTCCCCCCTTCTCCCTCGACTCTTTCAGCTAAGTGAAGTCCAAGTCTAGTCCTGTCAACGTTTACCCCTACTCTCTCATTGTAGTCAACCATGAACTGTCTTTCCCCAACGGAAACAGCGACACCATACAACTCTCTTTCAAACACTTCTGAGCTTATCTTGAACTTTCTCACGGCTCTCTCGGTGAGCATTCCTCCACACGGCTTCCCTTTGTTTGGCGTCTCCTTCTTGTCAACCACAATAACCCTCAAACCTGATCTAGCCAACTCTTCACCGCAAACTAGCCCGGCGGGCCCCCCTCCTACGACGACCACATCGCACCTCAACACGCTTAACCCCCTCTAGAGACTAAAGCTGGAAAGCGTCTCGAGCGCAACTTCAACAGCGTGGTCAAGCCCCTCCACAACCCTTCGACCTATACAGTCGAAGAAGTCCTTTCCTTCAGTAGGCTTATCGCTCACCGCCATTACAGCACCACACTTTACACCATAAAAAGAGCACACGGCGAAAAGGGCTGAGGTCTCCATGTCTATCCCAATGCATCCAGTCTCTACAGCCATTCTCAAGTCTTCCTCCTCTCTAAAAAAGACGTCGGTGGTCCAAACGGGGCCCGCATGCACCCTCCACCCTCTAGCCCTTGCCACACTCAAAAGCCTGGCGGTCACATCGCTGCTCCCATCAACCACCATCCTGCCGACATAACGTCTTGCAGTTCCGTCGCCTATAAATGCCCTATCAGCCACTATGAGGTCTCCCACTCTAACCTCTCTTCTGATACCCCCAGCAAGATCGCTCCTCACAACAAGGCGGACACCCGCCCTACAAAGCGCTTCTAGGGTTACAGCCGTTGCTGGGCACCCCATTCCAGTTTGCACAACAGACACCGCAACACCACCGTAATATCCATAAAAAGTCTCCCCCCTTCTTTCGGCTTTATCGAGGAACCTAATTGCCCTAGCCGTAGCTATCTTAGTCGCCGTTAACAACACACGCCTCCCCAACCTGCCCGGTCTACATCCAAGAATGGCATAAACTTCCCTAACACGTCTTGGCACCGCCCTCAGAAGACTTACGGCCACATTCAAGAGTATCTTCCCCCCAGAAGACGTACGAGGAGAAGTGTATGGCTAAATCAGATAGGGTAGCAAGACTTTCCACTCATCTTTTACGACCCCCGAGAAAATTATGAACTGGCGTAGTATTCTCTTTGGCTCTGAGGGTTGAGGTATCCTGCCAGCCAAGCCGTGAAGAGCCACACTCAGCGGGTCGAAGTACATGACCGCAAGCGTGACTAAGC
This window contains:
- a CDS encoding alpha/beta hydrolase; this translates as MKIAHEEGEFKGKEGLKIYYQFWRPEKVRAVMVAAHGLAEYSGRYKHVAEHFASKGIAFYALDHRGHGRSEGARGHVDNFDDYVEDLDTFIDMVKKKEKEKKLILLGHSMGGTIALLYALKNPEKIDCLVLSSPALRLASDVDAGTMKMLEELAKTNPKQEIPSQIDPYTLSHDKKVCEAYANDPLIFKTITVKFAVEFIKAMKTILENADKLKVPTLLLVAGEDKLVNPKGSMELAEKVKHKDFTMKIYKGLYHEILNELEKEKVLKDIDEWLETKI
- a CDS encoding Trm112 family protein, with the protein product MRLWLLDILACPADGCKYYPLKLSIFEWDDNDAGRILEVSEAYAKGNAEKARQELKDSVKVDRVKGLVEDELVRSPMEVKDYALAFKEKVNSVFSNVVIDETGASTKLIKSILSFEPPSVLNESFENTIYVANWLAFKVNVKSGILVCEKCGRFYPIIDTIPHMLPDDLRDKKEDKEFLLKWQKFIPKKILEAEGIK
- a CDS encoding acetoin utilization protein AcuC, producing MGGKVALVYSDDYLKYFFGPEHPLRPQRLVLMMELMKGIGLLSHPDLYIAEARMASEEELKLVHSEAYLQRVKKLDEIGVGYLDYGDTPAFKGMFSASAILVGGSLKAAELVVEGKAVHTFNPGGGMHHAARDRGAGFCVFNDVAITARYLQKKYGLKKIMIVDIDCHHGDGTQEVFYDDPSVLTVSFHEDGRFLYPGTGFIDEVGEGEGKGYCVNVPLPPLTFSEAYLYAYNEVVPSLVKSYEPDIIIQQCGVDTHFRDPLTTEALTLDCYEKIMEILHKLAHEATGGKLILLGGGGYDIGCTAKAWTLMVCKLLGVKPPEHTPPSWRELYTKIALELGDVPRDPETMYDQEKPPLTYEKDRIFAVVRETIKKLKETISKYAPLF
- a CDS encoding universal stress protein, which codes for MGDQLYKKILVPVDGSEHAERALERAISLAKTYNSQIILLNVVKTEELEVVKQYSEASYGLVKSYLEQAASKILEEAEKLTKKKGIEDVVKKITYGDPAEKIVEEANNENVDLIVIGTRGLTGVKRVVLGSTTQKVIRWSERDVLVIH
- a CDS encoding MoaD/ThiS family protein yields the protein MEVKVRLPLVLARIIGTKELNVRVGEGASVRDVLSAALNREAFKRVVDGGRVAPGMLILLNERDVRVLKGLDTEVRDGDVITILGVVHGG
- a CDS encoding NAD(P)/FAD-dependent oxidoreductase; translation: MRCDVVVVGGGPAGLVCGEELARSGLRVIVVDKKETPNKGKPCGGMLTERAVRKFKISSEVFERELYGVAVSVGERQFMVDYNERVGVNVDRTRLGLHLAERVEGEGGRVFCGERVKEVSFREESVVCRGSNDYECEWIVFADGVLSLSRTISGWNWRRDQLGLCFQYIVEVGEKRVEEDFGCRNYFYYGGGVAPFGYAWIFPRRGSLVVGVGSLLSEVRGSLKKYLDNFVWGHPLVAPKVKGGRVEV